The proteins below come from a single Rhizobium tropici CIAT 899 genomic window:
- a CDS encoding GNAT family N-acetyltransferase → MYKHDLVYLTEDASHDAAIELINEEAFGPGRFTRAAARIREQGPHDHSLSFICADDGETIASVRMTPVLAGSVKGHLLGPLAVRPSHKNKGIGRELVRIAVAAAQRKGSEAVILIGDPPYYCPLGFEKVAYNALTFPGPVDPNRVLVVPIAADTHARLQGSIAWRDDSTAAVEAEDDDLNEVVQLTAMAV, encoded by the coding sequence ATGTACAAGCACGATCTGGTCTACCTCACTGAGGATGCGTCGCACGACGCTGCAATCGAACTCATCAACGAAGAAGCTTTCGGTCCGGGACGGTTTACCCGTGCCGCTGCTCGCATTCGCGAGCAAGGGCCGCATGATCATTCGCTGTCCTTCATCTGCGCCGATGATGGCGAGACGATCGCCTCCGTGCGGATGACGCCGGTGCTGGCCGGATCGGTCAAGGGACATCTCCTCGGCCCGCTCGCCGTGCGCCCCTCGCACAAGAATAAGGGCATAGGCCGCGAGCTTGTGCGGATCGCGGTGGCCGCTGCTCAGCGCAAGGGATCGGAAGCCGTCATCCTGATCGGCGATCCGCCCTATTATTGCCCGCTCGGTTTCGAGAAGGTTGCCTATAACGCACTGACTTTTCCGGGGCCTGTCGATCCCAACCGGGTACTGGTGGTGCCGATCGCCGCAGACACGCATGCGCGGCTGCAAGGCTCGATCGCATGGCGCGATGATTCGACTGCCGCTGTGGAAGCCGAAGACGACGATCTGAATGAAGTCGTGCAGCTCACGGCGATGGCTGTCTAG
- a CDS encoding metallophosphoesterase family protein has translation MTIEWAMSHPMFKLAHISDVHLGPLPRLSIRELASKRITGFVNWHRNRRKHLFGDTLDLLLDDIKAKQADHLAVTGDLVNLASGMEIQTAAAWLKTVGDPLHTSVVPGNHDAYVPGAYEKAMRSWYPYVRGDEAPAEWQEDKRIFPYLRIRGQVAIVGCSTAVATPPFAASGFYSSRQARETVNILRAAGDAGLFRVVMIHHPPIRGATSFYKRMIGIRRFAAVISTGGAELVLHGHTHLNTLHWLRGHMGPVPVVGIASASQGVGGLKPRAAYNFFTIAGRQGAWELKAERYSLSDDGSGVDPEGFDILAT, from the coding sequence TTGACAATAGAGTGGGCTATGTCTCATCCCATGTTCAAGCTCGCGCATATTTCCGATGTTCACCTTGGTCCGCTGCCACGTCTTTCGATCAGAGAACTCGCCTCCAAACGCATTACCGGATTTGTGAACTGGCACCGGAACCGGCGCAAGCATCTTTTTGGCGACACGCTCGATCTCCTTCTTGACGACATCAAGGCGAAACAGGCCGATCATCTGGCCGTAACCGGCGATCTCGTCAACCTTGCGAGCGGCATGGAGATCCAGACAGCGGCCGCATGGCTGAAGACTGTCGGCGATCCCCTCCACACATCCGTCGTTCCCGGCAATCACGATGCCTACGTGCCCGGCGCCTACGAAAAGGCCATGCGCTCCTGGTATCCCTATGTCCGCGGCGACGAGGCTCCCGCCGAATGGCAGGAGGACAAGCGCATTTTCCCCTATCTGCGCATCCGCGGGCAGGTCGCTATTGTGGGATGCTCCACAGCCGTCGCCACCCCGCCCTTTGCCGCAAGCGGCTTCTACTCCTCACGCCAAGCCCGCGAGACGGTGAATATACTGCGCGCAGCAGGCGATGCCGGGCTCTTTCGTGTCGTCATGATCCATCACCCGCCGATTCGCGGCGCGACCAGCTTCTACAAGCGGATGATCGGCATTCGCCGTTTTGCAGCCGTCATCTCCACCGGCGGCGCCGAACTCGTCCTGCACGGCCATACACATCTCAATACCCTGCACTGGCTGCGCGGGCACATGGGTCCCGTTCCCGTCGTCGGGATCGCTTCCGCATCGCAAGGGGTCGGCGGATTGAAGCCGCGCGCTGCCTATAATTTCTTCACCATCGCCGGCCGCCAGGGCGCCTGGGAACTAAAGGCGGAGCGCTACAGCCTCAGCGATGACGGCAGCGGCGTCGACCCCGAAGGCTTCGATATTCTGGCGACATGA
- a CDS encoding GNAT family N-acetyltransferase, translated as MKIDVTDTPSESDLAAISEGLTAFNTADVGPSGRQSLAVLIRDDTDKAIGGISGYTAWGWLFTQWLFVPESLRGRGMAGKLLEAAEAEASARGCFGAWIDTFNPQALKAYQRQGYAVFGELPDFPAGRSRFFLQKKLSPR; from the coding sequence ATGAAGATCGACGTGACCGATACGCCATCGGAAAGCGACCTTGCGGCCATCAGCGAGGGACTGACGGCTTTCAACACCGCTGATGTCGGCCCGTCTGGCCGGCAATCCCTGGCCGTTCTGATCCGCGACGATACAGACAAAGCCATCGGTGGCATCTCCGGCTACACCGCCTGGGGGTGGCTGTTCACGCAATGGCTTTTCGTGCCGGAAAGCCTGCGCGGCCGGGGCATGGCCGGAAAGCTTCTGGAGGCGGCGGAAGCGGAAGCGAGCGCGCGTGGCTGTTTCGGCGCGTGGATCGATACCTTCAATCCACAGGCGCTAAAAGCCTATCAGCGGCAGGGTTATGCCGTCTTCGGCGAACTGCCGGATTTCCCGGCCGGTCGCAGCCGGTTCTTTCTGCAGAAGAAATTGTCGCCTCGCTGA
- a CDS encoding anti-sigma factor family protein encodes MQDMKKTPLEVRLSAFMDGETSREEKEELEKLIASDADARRIFDELKHGSDVGRKAFDEVLKEPVPLALVRSIKSAQPPKTREPSPRIARHSLKLAPTGKQSLAAALILFAVGGGIGYLFGMQPADVPASPPPTPSQLMTRNWLDDIAAYHRIYARQPQHMVELQASQLDEIAKWLASTAGVKFNVPDLAADGLVFQGARMSVAAGKPVGQLIYKNLDGDVVAICFTKTDGIADDDFNETIKDDISIVSWHRNGTTYAVVGPSSNAMLDQIANRVSSEI; translated from the coding sequence TTGCAAGATATGAAGAAAACGCCGCTCGAAGTCCGCTTGTCCGCCTTCATGGATGGGGAGACGAGCCGCGAAGAAAAAGAAGAGCTGGAAAAGCTCATTGCCTCCGACGCGGACGCCCGGCGTATTTTCGATGAGCTGAAACATGGCTCCGATGTCGGTCGTAAGGCTTTCGATGAGGTTCTGAAGGAGCCGGTACCGCTGGCGCTTGTTCGCTCGATCAAGAGCGCTCAGCCTCCGAAGACCCGAGAGCCATCTCCGCGTATTGCCAGGCATTCGCTGAAACTGGCCCCGACGGGCAAGCAATCATTGGCCGCGGCCCTTATCCTGTTCGCCGTCGGCGGCGGCATCGGCTATCTTTTCGGTATGCAGCCCGCTGACGTCCCGGCGAGCCCTCCGCCGACCCCGTCACAGCTTATGACTCGCAACTGGCTGGACGATATTGCCGCCTACCACCGCATCTATGCGCGCCAGCCGCAGCATATGGTTGAGTTGCAGGCAAGCCAGTTGGACGAGATCGCCAAGTGGCTGGCAAGCACCGCCGGCGTCAAATTCAACGTTCCGGATCTCGCTGCTGATGGTCTCGTCTTCCAGGGCGCGCGCATGTCCGTCGCCGCCGGTAAGCCTGTCGGCCAGCTGATCTACAAGAACCTCGATGGCGATGTCGTCGCCATCTGCTTTACCAAGACGGACGGCATCGCCGACGACGATTTCAACGAAACCATCAAGGACGATATCAGCATCGTATCCTGGCATCGCAACGGCACCACCTATGCGGTCGTCGGCCCCTCCTCGAATGCGATGCTCGATCAGATCGCCAATCGGGTATCCTCGGAGATCTGA
- a CDS encoding glutathione S-transferase family protein → MGMLVDGVWHDVWYDTKETKGHFKRVASQFRNWVTMDGSAGPTGTGGFKAEAGRYHLYVSLACPWAHRTLIFRKLKKLEELISVSIVDPLMVENGWEFKGTEGGTVDHLFGATKLWEVYVKADPHYSGRVTVPVLWDKQTGTIVNNESAEIIRMFNTAFDGLTGSTADFYPADLRADIDALNERVYDTVNNGVYKAGFATTQEAYQENALRLFETLDMLDQRLATQRYLFGDRLTEADWRLFTTLVRFDAVYVGHFKCNIRRIADYGNLSAYLRDLYQVAGVAETVNLDHIKNHYYRSHKTINPTGIVPIGPELDFDRPHGRERLAKVA, encoded by the coding sequence ATGGGCATGTTGGTGGACGGCGTCTGGCATGACGTCTGGTACGATACCAAAGAGACGAAGGGCCATTTCAAGCGCGTTGCGTCGCAGTTTCGAAACTGGGTGACGATGGACGGCAGCGCCGGCCCCACAGGCACCGGCGGCTTCAAGGCAGAAGCCGGCCGCTATCATCTTTACGTGTCGCTCGCCTGCCCCTGGGCGCATCGCACCCTGATCTTCCGCAAGCTGAAGAAGTTGGAGGAGCTGATCTCCGTCTCGATCGTCGATCCGCTAATGGTTGAAAACGGCTGGGAATTCAAAGGAACGGAAGGCGGCACCGTCGACCATCTCTTCGGCGCAACGAAGCTCTGGGAGGTCTATGTCAAAGCCGATCCGCATTATTCCGGCCGCGTGACCGTTCCCGTTCTCTGGGACAAGCAGACCGGCACGATCGTCAACAACGAATCTGCCGAAATCATTCGCATGTTCAACACGGCCTTCGACGGCCTAACCGGCTCCACGGCGGATTTCTATCCTGCTGACTTGCGGGCCGACATCGATGCATTGAACGAGCGCGTCTACGATACGGTCAACAACGGCGTCTACAAGGCCGGCTTTGCGACGACGCAGGAAGCCTATCAGGAAAACGCGCTCCGTCTCTTCGAAACCCTCGACATGCTGGACCAACGACTGGCAACGCAGCGCTATCTATTCGGAGATCGCCTGACGGAGGCCGACTGGCGGCTGTTCACGACGCTCGTCCGCTTCGATGCCGTCTATGTCGGGCATTTCAAATGCAACATCCGCCGTATCGCGGATTATGGCAACCTCTCGGCTTATCTGCGGGATCTCTATCAGGTCGCTGGCGTTGCGGAGACCGTCAATCTCGACCACATCAAGAACCACTATTATCGCAGCCACAAGACCATCAATCCGACAGGCATCGTCCCGATCGGGCCGGAACTGGATTTCGATCGCCCGCATGGGCGCGAGCGGCTGGCAAAAGTCGCCTGA
- a CDS encoding RNA polymerase sigma factor, whose translation MPTPVAAIDIRRDLVGLLPKLRRFAVTLTGDLAEADELVQNVCQRGIAKFHLWNSGGKLESWLYTMARHQWIDEARRHKLRPAGKGNALEQGDPASQTHLNPVEAGEAHRLVTSLPEGLASVFLLVDVEGHSYKQAADVLGIPLAAVASRLSSARLYLASQGHSRSSRRF comes from the coding sequence ATGCCAACGCCGGTAGCAGCCATCGATATCAGACGCGATCTGGTCGGTCTTCTTCCGAAGCTTCGCCGCTTTGCTGTGACGCTGACCGGCGATCTTGCCGAGGCGGACGAGCTTGTCCAAAACGTCTGTCAGCGCGGCATAGCCAAGTTCCATCTTTGGAACAGCGGCGGCAAGCTGGAAAGCTGGCTCTACACCATGGCCCGGCACCAATGGATTGACGAAGCGCGACGTCACAAGCTGCGTCCCGCCGGCAAGGGCAATGCCCTGGAACAGGGCGATCCGGCATCACAAACCCATTTAAATCCGGTGGAAGCCGGTGAAGCGCATCGCCTGGTCACATCTTTGCCAGAAGGACTTGCCAGTGTCTTCCTGCTGGTTGATGTCGAAGGACACAGCTACAAGCAGGCGGCCGATGTTCTCGGCATCCCGTTGGCGGCGGTGGCATCAAGGCTCTCCAGCGCACGCCTTTACCTCGCCTCCCAGGGTCATAGCCGCTCGTCCCGAAGGTTTTAA
- a CDS encoding NUDIX domain-containing protein encodes MSEDNRRDERQGLAVRLFGRALHVYFVLTRSMTIGVRAACFDGEGRIFLVRHSYIAGWHMPGGGVERRETVEQALEKELREEGNLVISGKPQLFQVYFNNHTSKRDHVVFYRVEVTQTAPRKPDREIVESGFFPVDALPPGTTKATYRRLEELEGASAPSSYW; translated from the coding sequence ATGAGTGAAGACAATCGACGCGATGAAAGGCAGGGTTTGGCTGTGCGTCTGTTCGGCCGCGCGTTGCATGTCTATTTTGTGCTGACCCGCAGCATGACGATCGGCGTGCGCGCCGCCTGCTTCGATGGCGAAGGGCGGATTTTTCTGGTTCGGCATTCCTATATCGCCGGGTGGCATATGCCCGGCGGCGGCGTCGAACGCCGCGAGACTGTGGAACAGGCGCTCGAAAAGGAGCTGCGCGAGGAAGGCAATCTGGTGATCTCAGGCAAGCCGCAGCTCTTCCAAGTCTATTTCAACAATCACACCAGTAAACGCGACCACGTCGTCTTCTATCGCGTGGAGGTCACCCAGACCGCGCCGCGCAAGCCGGATCGCGAGATCGTCGAAAGCGGCTTCTTTCCGGTCGATGCGCTGCCGCCGGGCACGACGAAGGCAACCTATCGCCGGCTTGAGGAGCTGGAAGGGGCATCAGCTCCCTCCAGCTACTGGTAG